ACTGTCGTTGACGGCAATTCTACCAGGAAGCATCGAACTCTGCTTTGCTGCCGATTTGGCAGCGAACTCCGCAAGTCAACGCATTGTGAAAGCAATTGATGAAAAATCAGGTGTTCTCTTAACCGAGAATACTCTTGACAAACTCGAGAGTATTGGAAAATTTGCCAAGAATCGCAAAATTCAGGTAAAGGTCGAATCGTCTGAAGAGGTGAACCAAAAGAAACGTGTTGTTGTGATTAGTGATCCCGAAGAGATTCGCCAGCTTCGACCAAAGCTCATTCATGGAATGACTTCATTCCGAGCCCAATGCATGCGCGTTGGCGGGAAGTCGCCGCGAGTCTATCTCCAATCAATTCTCACCAATCAGTCTATCAACGCAACTGCATCCAAACAGTTGGCCCAGCAAATCGCTCTTTCCCTTTACGGGATTGTCGAGGTCAAAGGAATTGCATCTTGGAGCACTCATTCACTCACTCAGATAAGAAAATTTAAGATCACCGAGTTCAAGAACATCCGTCTGAGCCAGACGACTGATCGACTTTCACCGATACCGGGTTTCACAGTGGATTGGGATCGCTTAAATGACTTTCGAAATGATGACGAGTGATTGCGGCGTGAAAGTGAAGTGACCCAAGATGAACATTTGCATGGATTCTTCCGCGCTGTTTTGTCTGATTTCTGACCCAGCTATTTCTTTTTCCGGATCTGAATATCAGGAACGGGTGAAAAACTATTGCGAAGGAAATCATTCGATCATCATCCCGCCTCTTGTTGTAGCTGAAATTCTCGCAATCGTAAAAGCGTCTCGGAAGTCAGCGGTTCTGAGCTGGCTAAGCGAACATGTGATACCGTCTTTTGACTTTGCCACTGCAGTCAAACTGGATGAGCTCTACCAAAAAGTGCCGGGTGACAAGTCGAAAGAAAAATCGACAGCTTTCGGCGAAGGGTCAAGAACATGTTTTAAGTATGACCTTTTGATATTAGCGGTTGCGGTGCTGGCAAAATCACACGTGATGCTGACCAATGATAAACGCCTAAAAAATATGTGTAACGAGTTGACTGACGTCAGGGCGATTCTTCTCTCCGATTTACCGGAAGGCTCTTGCGATTCAAGCGCAGCCCCACCGCCAACGTCCAGCCCGAGATTATTTGATGATGTCGAGTAGACAGCACCGCCCTGGAGGATCACCCCAGGGCGGCTTGCGTTTCCGTGACTCCGGATCGGCTTACTTCTTCGGCTGCGGTGGCTCGCTTCGCTCTCCCGGCGGGCGAATCTGGCGATTGAAATAATCAGGATCGTCCTTCAGTTTCTTGTTCGTGTCTTTTTCAATCGCGTTGAGCCAATCCACCATTTCTGGCTTCGTTTCCTGCGGAGGCTTACACCCCGCGCCGAGCAGCATCACCGCCATCAGTACCCATCGCATTGCTATTCCCCTTTGCACGATTGGACTTGCAGCAATGATGCTACCACGGTGCGGCGAAGTCAATCAAGCAAGGATTCTAACAGCCAGTTGTCCCCATCACCGGTCGTGCCCCAAACCAAATCGCTCGAACGTCCTTTGGTGGCACCAGCAGAGGCAAAGGTGAGCTGTCCATCGCGGCGAATGTATGGCGTCACAGGCGCGGTAACCTGCACTTGATCCGCGAATGCAGAGACGTAGTGGTAGACACCAGCCACTTCGTAGATGAACGACACGCCATCCGCCGCCAGGCGAATATTGTTGACATCGCAGCTGCGGTCCAGTGGGATCCAGTTGGAGTATTCGCCCTCACCAGGATCTGGGTCAGGAACAACCGGGGGGCTGCCCGTTCGCTTGCATGACCAAGTGACATCGAGGTAGGTCACGGCAGCCCCCATCTGCAACACGGTCACTCGCTCGCCAGGCGCTGTTGGGGTCAGCACATGGCGATTGGATTTGACACGATAGCGAGACTTGATCGTGTAGTGATCATAGACCCCCGGATCGGGATCTTCGTACCTTGTCGGGATGGCAGGTAGCGATGCCACCTCGGTAATGCTGGTAATCAGGTTGCCGATGCTGGCGATGATTCCCCCGGCGGTGGTCCGCACTTGCACTTGTCCAGTCGGTGCCGATGACGATTCTGTGGCCGCTGTCGAGTTAGTTGCGTGCCGTCGGCTCTCCGTCCCTTGGGTAGTGACGGGTGGCTTTTCTTGCCCGCCACCGCTCCAGATGCTGCCGGACAGAACCCGTTCTTGCTGCTGGACATACGCTTCCGCGCAGGGATCTTTGAAAGCAAATGCCAGCATACGCAGGAATCCAACATTCCCATCGGTCCCCGGGCCGACTCCAGGAGTGTTTGCCGTGATTTCTTTCTTGGGATCCCATCCACGGTTATCCCAACGACTGAGATCGGCATCCTTGCCAGACACCCCCAGCAGCGTCGAGGGCGGCTTGATTTGTGCTCGGAGGCTAATGTCGACCGTTGGCTCAAACAAGTCCTGCATCACTGTGCCGGCGACCATGAACTGAGAACGGTCAACTTGTCCATTGGTCCCCAGCGGGTTCGCGATTTTCAGTTTGGTCAATCCGATTCCCACAGCGCGTTGAAGGAGTTGCGAGTAAGAAGTGTTTTTGGCACCAGTCAATCGAAGCTGGACCTGACCGTAGACGAGCCCATCCGTGCCAGTGGTTTCCAGGTATTTGCCGCTTGCTTTGATAGCCGGGACTGGCGCCATGACAAACTGTTCCACGTCCGTCATCTCGAAGTCCATCGCAAGCCCGTCGGCTTGCAACGTGTATCGAGTCTGTGATCGAACAAAGCCTGTTGGCACTGCCGGTGTCACGCTCGCTCGCAGTTCATCAGGCGACTTTCTGACATCGCGTCGCGTGATCATTCGACCGGTTGTGGTCTGCGTGCAAATCCACTTTTCATCAAAGCCCAGCGATTGAGTCCATCGGATCGACAGAATCGCTGAGTCTTTTTGATCACAGCCGAGAATTGTTGTTTCGATGGAAAATTCTACCAAGAAAGTCTCAGCCGTGATCTTGTGAGCCCGAAGCACTTTGGGTGTTGGTCCCTTGGCGATGTCTTTGGTCTCCGGTGCGTCCATGTCACCGGTCACATGGATGATGGGCGAATTCCCCACCCCGTACCACAGCGTCTTTCGGGGGGTGAGTAGCTTGGTTCGGATCGCTGCCAATTGCACTGCTGGATCGACGGCGTTGCTCAACCCTTGTTGGACGGACTCCAGCGTTTTGGTTCCTCGGTCAGCTTGCGCCGTCGGTGCCGTGGAGAGAATCCCCGTCACATGGATCGTGACAGCGAACCCAATCACATCGGTGTTCGTCGGATCGTAAACCGCCTGCTGCTCAACGGTTTGCGTCGAGATGTACGGGATTTCAATACCGTTGTAGATCAACTTACTCATGATTGCTCTCCTGGTGGGCGAATTTGTTTGTTGAAGTAATCCGGATCGGCTGCCTGTTGGCGGCGTCCTTGATCTGCGACCGCTTGAAGCCAGTCCGACATGACGCGTGTGTCGGCTTCTTGCTGCTCACGTTCTGCACGCGATTTGAACAAGTCCAGCCCGGCGTTGACCGCTTTTGAGATCCACCCCAGCGGGCGAACGGCTTCGGTGATCAGGCTCTGCGCTCCACCCATGAGGGTGTTGCCGATGCGTCCCGTCAGTACCTCGATCTCTTTGGTGACATCCTTCCAGTTCTGGTCTTGGCGGCTGAGATAGCCCGCCGAGGAGGCCAGCCGCTGCCCCTTCTCAAGATCCCGAAGCGTGTCCTGGATTTTGGCACTGGCAAAGATCGCGGCCATCGCCGGTGACACCCCAGCCAGCGCCTTGTTGTGTTCGAGCATTTCCTTGGTGCCAGCTCGAACCGCCTTGCCAAACTCCAGCAAGGCGCTGGCAGCCGCGACATAGGGCACCGCTTTGCCCGCCAGTCGATTGACCGCCCGAGACGCCAATGGGCTGGCCAGCGCCTTGTGAACCGTCGGGGTGATGATCCGGCCGTTCTTGTCGATGTTGGCCCCACGCGAGATCTGGCCCCGTCCCAGATCGCGTGGCCGCGCTGAGGCTGGTTGTTGTGGTTGTTGCGACTCATCACTTCCAGCCGATCCCGGTGATTGTGGGCCGCCACCTCCGCCGCCAGCTCCGCCCGCGCCCCCGCCGAAAGCGCGTGGCTTCTTCATCCGCCGTCCCAACGACTTGGCAAGACTGCTGGACAGCTTCATCACGGGTTGGATCAGTCGCCGGTTCAGGATGCTGGTCGGCTCGGTTGTCTCCGCCGCCGAGCCACCGAACTTGCTCAAGGCTTTGCCCAAGCGAGCCAGCCCACGGTACCGCCGTTTTTGTGGGCCAGCAGGATCCTCGCCGGCATCGGCGTCACTCGGCGCGGGGGCGGGCGTTGGCGTTGGGATCGGGGTGCCAGATGCGCCAGAGCGGGCAGCGGTGATTGAGAGTCGCAAGAACTGCTCGAACATCGTCTGGATCGCGGGTGCGAATTGGACGATGCCGTTCCCGCCTTGGGCGCTTGGTTGGCTGGTCCCGGCGGGAGAGGCTGACTTTGACTTGGGCTGATCCCCTTCGAGGATCGGCAGCGATCGCGGGCCAGCGGGGCCAGGATCTTTCACCCCGTAGCCACCTTCGGACATTTTG
This DNA window, taken from Tuwongella immobilis, encodes the following:
- a CDS encoding type II toxin-antitoxin system VapC family toxin: MDSSALFCLISDPAISFSGSEYQERVKNYCEGNHSIIIPPLVVAEILAIVKASRKSAVLSWLSEHVIPSFDFATAVKLDELYQKVPGDKSKEKSTAFGEGSRTCFKYDLLILAVAVLAKSHVMLTNDKRLKNMCNELTDVRAILLSDLPEGSCDSSAAPPPTSSPRLFDDVE